Proteins from a genomic interval of Burkholderia cepacia GG4:
- a CDS encoding MFS transporter: protein MNGPRASRVFYGWYVVAAAFAVTFVGFGSAYTFSAFVESLQRDFAASRGQISLVFSLAGFLYFGFGIISGPLADRFGSRRLAVAGMLLTAAGLAAAGAAHTLLQVYVAYGLGVGLGVGCAYVPAVGAVQRWFVRRRGFASGLAVAGIGVGTLVMPPLASALIAHVGWRGAYVTLAAIAVVVGVGMSLLIENDPRGRGLVPDGDAARAHSGDGARGAAASVPAGATVREAVTSRPFASLYAACLVCSFGVFVPFVHLVPYALDHGVAPSTAVLLLGAIGVGSTAGRFFLGGLADRFGRRASLLAMFAGMAVALVAWAGAGTVARLAAFALVFGVFYGGWVAVLPAVVMDYFGGRNVSAIIGVLYTSVAFGTLIGPAAAGFIYDAGGGYLVPILASAAANAIAFAIVATTGRAPAAARAAGR from the coding sequence ATGAACGGCCCGCGCGCATCGCGCGTCTTTTACGGCTGGTATGTGGTGGCGGCCGCGTTCGCCGTCACGTTCGTCGGCTTCGGCAGTGCGTACACGTTCAGCGCGTTCGTCGAATCGCTGCAGCGGGATTTCGCTGCGTCGCGCGGACAGATCTCGCTCGTGTTTTCACTGGCCGGCTTCCTGTATTTCGGCTTCGGCATCATCAGCGGCCCGCTCGCCGATCGCTTCGGCTCGCGGCGGCTCGCCGTCGCCGGCATGCTGTTGACGGCTGCAGGTCTCGCGGCGGCCGGTGCCGCGCATACCCTGCTGCAGGTCTATGTCGCGTACGGGCTCGGTGTCGGCCTCGGCGTCGGTTGCGCATACGTGCCCGCCGTCGGTGCCGTGCAACGCTGGTTCGTGCGCCGGCGCGGCTTCGCGTCGGGGCTCGCGGTCGCGGGGATCGGCGTCGGCACGCTCGTGATGCCGCCGCTCGCGTCCGCGCTGATCGCGCACGTCGGCTGGCGCGGTGCGTATGTCACGCTGGCGGCGATCGCGGTAGTGGTGGGCGTGGGCATGTCGCTGCTGATCGAGAACGATCCGCGCGGACGCGGCTTGGTGCCCGACGGCGATGCGGCGCGTGCGCATTCGGGCGACGGAGCGCGTGGCGCCGCCGCATCGGTGCCTGCCGGCGCGACCGTGCGCGAGGCCGTCACGTCGCGGCCGTTCGCGAGTCTCTACGCGGCGTGTCTCGTGTGCTCGTTCGGTGTCTTCGTGCCGTTCGTGCACCTCGTGCCGTATGCGCTCGATCATGGCGTCGCGCCGTCGACGGCCGTGCTGCTGCTCGGCGCGATCGGCGTCGGCAGCACCGCAGGGCGCTTCTTCCTCGGCGGCCTTGCCGATCGCTTCGGCCGCCGCGCGTCGCTGCTCGCGATGTTCGCGGGCATGGCCGTCGCGCTCGTCGCATGGGCCGGCGCCGGGACCGTCGCGAGGCTGGCCGCGTTCGCACTCGTATTCGGCGTGTTCTACGGCGGCTGGGTTGCCGTGTTGCCCGCCGTCGTGATGGACTACTTCGGCGGTCGCAACGTGAGCGCGATCATCGGCGTGCTGTACACGAGCGTCGCGTTCGGCACGTTGATCGGGCCCGCCGCGGCCGGCTTCATCTACGACGCGGGCGGCGGCTATCTCGTGCCGATCCTGGCCAGCGCGGCCGCCAATGCGATCGCGTTCGCGATCGTTGCCACTACCGGCCGCGCGCCGGCGGCGGCGCGCGCGGCCGGCCGCTAG
- a CDS encoding HAD family hydrolase, with translation MTIKAVVFDFGGVLIDWRPEYLYRQLIPDEAERQWFLTHVCAMDWVIRQDGGQTIDEGTSELVAKFPEHEALIRAFYARWHEMIGGVLDEGVALVDRLDAQGMPLFGLTNWSAQTFPYAWDNFSVLRRFTDVVVSGHVKLVKPDPAIYREMHARIDPHLPGIAPHELVFIDDNAKNAAAATALGWHGIHHTSAAETEARLRELGALA, from the coding sequence ATGACGATCAAGGCGGTGGTGTTCGATTTCGGCGGCGTGCTGATCGACTGGCGCCCCGAGTATCTGTACCGCCAACTGATTCCGGACGAAGCCGAGCGTCAGTGGTTTCTCACGCACGTTTGCGCGATGGACTGGGTGATTCGCCAGGACGGCGGGCAGACGATCGACGAAGGAACGAGCGAGCTCGTCGCGAAGTTTCCGGAGCACGAGGCGCTGATCCGCGCGTTCTACGCGCGCTGGCACGAGATGATCGGCGGCGTGCTCGACGAAGGCGTCGCGCTCGTCGACCGGCTCGACGCGCAGGGTATGCCGCTCTTCGGGCTGACGAACTGGTCCGCGCAGACCTTTCCGTACGCATGGGACAACTTCTCGGTCCTGCGGCGCTTCACTGACGTCGTCGTGTCGGGCCACGTGAAGCTCGTGAAACCCGATCCGGCGATCTATCGCGAAATGCACGCGCGCATCGATCCACACCTGCCGGGCATCGCGCCGCACGAACTCGTGTTCATCGACGACAACGCGAAGAACGCAGCGGCCGCGACGGCGCTCGGCTGGCACGGCATTCATCACACGAGCGCGGCCGAGACCGAGGCGCGCTTGCGCGAACTCGGCGCGCTCGCGTAG
- the gabP gene encoding GABA permease, which produces MSGSKTGLGTGLKQRHVTMMSIAGVIGAGLFVGSGHAIAEAGPASILAYAIAGALVVLVMRMLGEMAVAHPDSGSFSTYADRAIGHWAGFSIGWLYWWFWVLVIPIEATAAATILNAWFPGVATWIFALGITLLLTITNLFSVKNYGEFEFWFALIKVVAIVVFLCIGGAAIVGIVPAPAVSGVSNLFAHQGFMPNGAGAVLAAMLTTMFSFLGTEIVTIAAAESDNPQRQIVRATNSVIWRITLFYLGSILVVAAIVPWNDPLLPKHGSYQRAMELIGIPNAKAIIDVIVLVSVASCLNSALYTASRMLFSLSKRKDAPAFLHSTDSTGTPRAAVLASTAFGFLTVIANYLMPEQVFGFLLATSGAIALLVYLVIAISQLRMRKTLESSGADLTLRMWLFPWLTWAVILFICGTLTVMFVSEEHRMEVGATAVLALIVLFASWLNKRGRDARAGAGRRVSAM; this is translated from the coding sequence ATGAGTGGAAGCAAGACAGGCCTCGGCACGGGTCTGAAGCAGCGTCACGTGACGATGATGTCGATTGCCGGCGTCATCGGCGCGGGCTTGTTCGTCGGCTCCGGCCACGCGATCGCGGAAGCCGGCCCGGCTTCGATTCTCGCGTATGCGATCGCGGGCGCCCTGGTCGTACTGGTGATGCGCATGCTCGGCGAGATGGCCGTCGCGCATCCCGACAGCGGCTCGTTCTCGACCTATGCCGATCGTGCGATCGGCCACTGGGCCGGCTTCTCCATCGGCTGGCTGTACTGGTGGTTCTGGGTGCTCGTGATCCCGATCGAGGCGACGGCCGCCGCGACCATTCTCAATGCGTGGTTCCCGGGCGTCGCGACCTGGATCTTCGCGCTCGGCATCACGCTGCTGCTGACGATCACCAACCTCTTCTCGGTCAAGAACTACGGCGAATTCGAATTCTGGTTCGCGCTGATCAAGGTGGTCGCGATCGTCGTGTTCCTGTGCATCGGCGGCGCGGCGATCGTCGGCATCGTGCCCGCGCCGGCCGTGTCGGGCGTGTCGAACCTGTTTGCGCACCAGGGCTTCATGCCGAACGGCGCCGGTGCGGTGCTTGCGGCGATGCTGACGACGATGTTCTCGTTCCTCGGCACCGAGATCGTGACGATCGCAGCCGCCGAGTCGGACAACCCGCAACGCCAGATCGTGCGCGCGACGAATTCCGTCATCTGGCGTATCACGCTGTTCTATCTCGGCTCGATCCTCGTCGTCGCGGCCATCGTGCCGTGGAACGATCCGCTGCTGCCGAAGCATGGCTCGTATCAGCGCGCGATGGAGCTGATCGGGATTCCGAACGCGAAGGCGATCATCGACGTGATCGTGCTCGTGTCGGTCGCGAGCTGCCTGAATTCCGCGCTGTACACCGCATCGCGGATGCTGTTCTCGCTGTCCAAGCGCAAGGACGCGCCCGCGTTCCTGCACAGCACCGATTCGACTGGCACGCCGCGCGCGGCCGTGCTCGCCTCGACCGCATTCGGCTTCCTGACCGTGATCGCGAACTACCTGATGCCGGAGCAGGTGTTCGGCTTCCTGCTCGCGACGTCGGGTGCGATCGCGCTGCTCGTGTATCTGGTGATCGCGATCTCGCAACTGCGGATGCGCAAGACGCTCGAATCGAGCGGCGCCGACCTGACACTGCGGATGTGGCTGTTCCCGTGGCTCACATGGGCGGTGATCCTGTTCATCTGCGGCACGCTGACCGTGATGTTCGTCAGCGAGGAGCACCGGATGGAAGTGGGCGCGACGGCCGTGCTTGCGTTGATCGTGCTGTTTGCTTCGTGGCTGAACAAGCGCGGTCGCGATGCGCGGGCGGGGGCGGGGCGGCGCGTGTCGGCGATGTGA
- the gcvA gene encoding transcriptional regulator GcvA, whose amino-acid sequence MIRSRLPPLNALRAFEAAARHLSVKSAAEELSVTPGAVSQMIRTLETHLGVQLFERVNRGILLTAAGRDYLPPVRNAFRQIADASQRVSGAADSGVLTVSVTPFFASAWLVPRLAQFRDACPDVDLQIVASHALADFSRDGVDVAIRHGLGRYIGLCSERLLTVEIVALAAPELVARLGMPATPADLAGWPHLHDAERKGWHIWFDAQRIDDFGPPRGPAFDDSGLLLQAILAGQGAGLLPAAMVRNELASGRLVQLADVAWLDDFAYYLVYPPHHAERSKVAAFRRWILDAAQADGAASMTGAA is encoded by the coding sequence ATGATCCGTTCCCGTCTGCCACCGCTCAACGCGTTGCGTGCGTTCGAGGCGGCCGCCCGCCACCTGTCGGTGAAATCCGCGGCCGAGGAGCTGTCGGTCACGCCCGGCGCGGTGAGCCAGATGATCCGTACGCTCGAGACGCACCTCGGCGTGCAGCTGTTCGAGCGCGTGAACCGCGGCATCCTGCTGACCGCCGCAGGCCGCGACTACCTGCCGCCCGTGCGCAACGCGTTCCGGCAGATCGCCGACGCGTCGCAGCGTGTGTCGGGCGCCGCCGACAGCGGCGTGCTGACGGTGAGCGTCACACCGTTTTTCGCGTCGGCATGGCTCGTGCCGCGCCTCGCGCAGTTCCGCGACGCGTGCCCGGACGTCGACCTGCAGATCGTCGCGAGCCACGCGCTCGCCGATTTCTCGCGCGACGGCGTCGACGTCGCGATCCGTCACGGCCTCGGCCGCTACATCGGGCTGTGCAGCGAACGACTGCTGACGGTGGAGATCGTCGCGCTTGCGGCGCCGGAACTCGTCGCGCGGCTTGGCATGCCGGCCACGCCCGCCGACCTGGCCGGATGGCCACATCTGCACGACGCCGAGCGCAAGGGCTGGCACATCTGGTTCGACGCGCAGCGGATCGACGATTTCGGTCCGCCGCGCGGCCCCGCGTTCGATGATTCCGGCCTGTTGCTGCAGGCGATCCTCGCCGGTCAGGGCGCGGGCCTGCTGCCGGCGGCGATGGTGCGCAACGAGCTCGCGAGCGGCCGGCTCGTGCAGCTTGCCGACGTCGCATGGCTCGACGACTTCGCGTACTACCTCGTCTATCCGCCACATCATGCGGAACGGTCGAAGGTCGCCGCGTTCCGCCGGTGGATTCTCGATGCCGCGCAGGCCGACGGCGCGGCATCGATGACGGGCGCCGCGTAG
- a CDS encoding DUF3761 domain-containing protein has protein sequence MPALLRRTTRIATLSAALFVACAALPPPAHAYRASPGYGYGNEADLDRHDTYRNRDGDTVHAPAHSKSGRVPDGASARCRDGTYSFSRHRRGTCSGHGGVAAWL, from the coding sequence ATGCCTGCCCTGCTCCGCCGCACGACGCGCATCGCGACGCTGTCGGCCGCGCTGTTCGTCGCGTGCGCCGCCCTGCCGCCTCCGGCGCATGCATATCGCGCATCGCCCGGCTATGGCTACGGCAACGAAGCCGACCTCGACCGGCACGACACGTACCGCAATCGCGACGGCGACACCGTCCATGCGCCGGCTCATTCGAAATCGGGCCGCGTGCCCGACGGCGCGAGCGCGCGTTGCCGCGACGGCACCTACAGCTTCAGCCGCCATCGGCGCGGCACCTGCTCGGGGCACGGCGGCGTCGCCGCGTGGCTGTGA
- a CDS encoding MmcQ/YjbR family DNA-binding protein — MTFDQVRQIALAWRGVEEATSYGTPALKVRGKMLARLREDGDTLVVTGVGPDERAWLIESEPDVYYVTDHYAGWPIVLVRLSAAHPDAVKNLLLREWHAIVPAKWRDAGANGAN, encoded by the coding sequence GTGACATTCGACCAAGTTCGGCAGATCGCGCTGGCATGGCGGGGCGTCGAGGAGGCCACGTCGTACGGCACGCCCGCCCTCAAGGTGAGGGGCAAGATGCTCGCGCGCCTGCGCGAGGACGGCGACACGCTCGTCGTGACGGGCGTCGGCCCCGACGAGCGTGCGTGGCTGATCGAATCGGAACCCGACGTGTATTACGTGACCGACCACTATGCCGGTTGGCCGATCGTGCTGGTGCGCCTGTCGGCCGCGCATCCCGACGCCGTGAAAAACCTGCTTCTGCGAGAATGGCACGCGATCGTGCCGGCCAAATGGCGGGACGCAGGGGCGAACGGCGCGAACTGA
- the ettA gene encoding energy-dependent translational throttle protein EttA: MAQYVFTMNRVGKIVPPKRQILKDISLSFFPGAKIGVLGLNGSGKSTLIRIMAGVDKDIEGEATPMPNLNIGYLPQEPQLDPTKTVREAVEDGLGDLFQANKKLEEIYAAYAEPDADFDALAAEQAKYEAILASSDGGSPEQQLEVAADALRLPAWDAKIEHLSGGEKRRVALCKLLLEKPDMLLLDEPTNHLDAESVDWLEQFLVRFPGTVVAVTHDRYFLDNAAEWILELDRGHGIPWKGNYSSWLDQKEERLKQEEASESARQKAIKKELEWVRQNPKGRQAKSKARIARFEELNSQEYQKRNETQEIFIPVGDRLGNEVIEFKNVSKAFGDRLLIDNLNLKIPAGAIVGIIGPNGAGKSTLFRMLTGKEQPDSGEVVMGPTVKLAYVDQSRDALDGTKTVFEEISGGADVLTVGKYETPSRAYIGRFNFKGGDQQKIVGNLSGGERGRLHLAKTLISGGNVLLLDEPSNDLDVETLRALEDALLEFAGSVMVISHDRWFLDRIATHILAFEGDSQVTFFDGNYQEYEADKRARLGEEAAKPKRLRYKPISR, from the coding sequence ATGGCCCAATACGTTTTCACGATGAACCGGGTCGGCAAGATCGTGCCGCCCAAGCGCCAGATCCTGAAGGACATCTCGCTGTCGTTCTTTCCTGGCGCGAAGATCGGCGTGCTCGGCCTGAACGGCTCGGGCAAGTCGACGCTGATCCGCATCATGGCGGGCGTCGACAAGGACATCGAAGGCGAAGCGACGCCGATGCCGAACCTGAACATCGGCTACCTGCCGCAGGAACCGCAGCTCGATCCGACGAAGACGGTGCGCGAAGCCGTCGAGGACGGCCTCGGCGACCTGTTCCAGGCGAACAAGAAGCTTGAAGAAATCTACGCCGCGTATGCGGAACCGGACGCCGACTTCGACGCGCTCGCGGCCGAGCAGGCGAAATACGAAGCGATTCTCGCATCGAGCGACGGCGGCAGCCCCGAGCAGCAGCTCGAAGTGGCCGCCGACGCGCTGCGCCTGCCGGCGTGGGACGCGAAGATCGAGCACCTGTCGGGCGGCGAGAAGCGCCGCGTCGCGCTGTGCAAGCTGCTGCTCGAGAAGCCGGACATGCTGCTGCTCGACGAACCGACCAACCACCTCGACGCCGAATCGGTCGACTGGCTCGAACAGTTCCTGGTGCGCTTCCCGGGCACCGTCGTCGCCGTCACGCACGATCGCTACTTCCTCGACAACGCGGCTGAGTGGATTCTCGAACTCGACCGCGGCCACGGCATTCCGTGGAAGGGCAACTACAGCAGCTGGCTCGACCAGAAGGAAGAGCGCCTGAAGCAGGAAGAAGCGTCGGAATCGGCACGCCAGAAGGCGATCAAGAAGGAACTGGAGTGGGTGCGCCAGAACCCGAAGGGCCGCCAGGCGAAGTCGAAGGCGCGTATCGCACGCTTCGAGGAGCTGAACAGCCAGGAATACCAGAAGCGTAACGAAACGCAGGAAATCTTCATTCCGGTCGGCGACCGTCTCGGCAATGAAGTGATCGAGTTCAAGAACGTCAGCAAGGCGTTCGGCGATCGCCTGCTGATCGACAACCTGAACCTGAAGATCCCGGCCGGCGCGATCGTCGGCATCATCGGCCCGAACGGCGCCGGCAAGTCGACGCTGTTCCGGATGCTGACCGGCAAGGAGCAGCCGGATTCGGGCGAAGTCGTGATGGGCCCGACCGTGAAGCTAGCGTACGTCGACCAGAGCCGTGACGCGCTCGACGGCACGAAGACGGTGTTCGAGGAAATCTCGGGCGGCGCCGACGTGCTGACGGTCGGCAAGTACGAAACGCCGTCGCGTGCGTACATCGGCCGCTTCAACTTCAAGGGCGGCGACCAGCAGAAGATCGTCGGCAACCTGTCCGGCGGCGAACGCGGCCGCCTGCACCTCGCGAAGACGCTGATCTCCGGCGGCAACGTGCTGCTGCTCGACGAACCGTCGAACGACCTCGACGTCGAAACGCTGCGCGCGCTGGAAGACGCGCTGCTCGAATTCGCGGGCTCGGTGATGGTGATCTCGCACGATCGCTGGTTCCTCGACCGGATCGCGACGCACATCCTCGCGTTCGAAGGCGATTCGCAGGTCACGTTCTTCGACGGCAACTACCAGGAATACGAAGCCGACAAGCGTGCGCGCCTCGGCGAGGAAGCCGCGAAGCCGAAGCGCCTGCGCTACAAGCCGATCAGCCGCTGA
- a CDS encoding aminopeptidase P family protein produces MNARFPEVPSVPARLALLRGAMAREDLAAYLVPSADPHLSEYLPERWQARRWLSGFTGSVGTLVVTADFAGVWVDSRYWVQAEAELAGTGVQLMKMTGGQQSAPHVDWLAQNVPAGATVGVDGAVLGVAAARGLTAALNARGIALRTDLDLLDAIWPERPGLPGDAVFEHVAPQADATRTSKLAEVRRAMHAQGAQWHFVSTLDDLAWLFNLRGADVNFNPVFVAHAMIGADRATLFVADGKVSPALAASLAQDGVEVRAYDAARASLAALPDGATLLIDPRRVTFGTLEAVPAGVKLIEAVNPSTFAKSRKTTAEIEHVRVTMEHDGAALAEFFAWFEQAVNRETITELTIDEKLTAARARRPGYVSPSFATIAGFNANGAMPHYRATPESHATIVGDGLLLVDSGGQYTTGTTDITRVVPVGTVSDLQRRDFTIVLKSMMALSRARFPRGIRSPMLDAIARAPMWAAGLDYGHGTGHGVGYFLNVHEGPQVISHYAPAEPYTAMEEGMITSIEPGVYRPGKWGIRIENLVVNRAGGQTEFGDFLAFETLTLCPIDTRCVLVEMLHEEERAWLNAYHATVRERVGRHLSGDAKAWLDARTQPI; encoded by the coding sequence ATGAATGCCCGTTTCCCCGAAGTCCCGTCGGTGCCGGCCCGCCTCGCGCTGCTGCGCGGCGCAATGGCCCGCGAGGACCTGGCCGCCTATCTGGTGCCGTCCGCCGATCCTCACCTGTCCGAGTACCTGCCCGAGCGCTGGCAGGCGCGCCGCTGGCTGTCCGGTTTCACGGGCTCGGTCGGCACCCTGGTCGTGACCGCCGATTTCGCGGGCGTGTGGGTCGACAGCCGCTACTGGGTGCAGGCGGAAGCCGAACTCGCCGGCACGGGCGTCCAGCTGATGAAGATGACGGGCGGGCAGCAGAGCGCGCCGCACGTCGACTGGCTCGCGCAGAACGTGCCGGCCGGCGCGACGGTCGGCGTCGACGGCGCCGTGCTCGGCGTCGCGGCCGCACGCGGGCTGACGGCCGCGCTGAACGCACGCGGCATCGCGCTGCGTACCGATCTCGACCTGCTCGACGCGATCTGGCCCGAGCGCCCGGGGCTGCCCGGCGACGCGGTGTTCGAGCATGTGGCGCCGCAGGCCGACGCGACGCGCACGAGCAAGCTCGCCGAAGTGCGCCGTGCGATGCATGCGCAAGGCGCGCAATGGCATTTCGTGTCGACGCTCGACGATCTCGCGTGGCTGTTCAACCTGCGCGGCGCCGACGTCAACTTCAACCCCGTGTTCGTCGCGCACGCGATGATCGGCGCCGATCGCGCGACGCTGTTCGTTGCCGACGGCAAGGTCTCGCCGGCGCTGGCCGCTTCGCTCGCGCAGGACGGCGTCGAGGTCCGCGCGTACGACGCCGCGCGCGCGTCGCTCGCGGCGCTGCCCGACGGCGCGACGCTGCTGATCGATCCGCGCCGCGTGACGTTCGGCACGCTCGAAGCCGTGCCGGCCGGTGTGAAGCTGATCGAGGCCGTGAACCCGTCGACGTTCGCGAAGTCGCGCAAGACCACCGCCGAGATCGAGCACGTGCGCGTGACGATGGAGCACGACGGCGCCGCGCTCGCCGAATTCTTCGCGTGGTTCGAGCAGGCGGTGAACCGCGAGACGATCACCGAGCTGACGATCGACGAGAAGCTCACGGCCGCGCGCGCACGGCGCCCCGGCTACGTGTCGCCGAGCTTCGCGACGATCGCCGGCTTCAACGCGAACGGTGCGATGCCGCACTACCGCGCGACGCCCGAGTCGCACGCGACGATCGTCGGCGACGGCCTGCTGCTCGTCGATTCGGGCGGCCAGTACACGACCGGCACGACCGACATCACGCGCGTCGTACCGGTCGGCACGGTCAGCGACCTGCAGCGCCGCGATTTCACGATCGTGCTGAAGTCGATGATGGCGCTGTCGCGTGCACGCTTCCCGCGCGGCATCCGCTCGCCGATGCTCGACGCGATCGCGCGCGCGCCGATGTGGGCGGCCGGGCTCGACTACGGCCATGGCACCGGCCACGGCGTCGGCTACTTCCTGAACGTGCACGAGGGCCCGCAGGTCATCTCGCACTACGCGCCGGCCGAGCCGTACACGGCCATGGAAGAAGGGATGATCACGTCGATCGAGCCGGGCGTGTACCGGCCCGGCAAATGGGGCATCCGGATCGAGAACCTGGTCGTGAACCGCGCGGGTGGGCAGACCGAGTTCGGCGACTTCCTCGCGTTCGAGACGCTGACGCTGTGCCCGATCGACACGCGCTGCGTGCTGGTCGAAATGCTGCATGAAGAAGAACGCGCGTGGCTGAATGCGTATCATGCGACGGTGCGCGAGCGTGTCGGGCGGCACCTGAGCGGCGACGCGAAGGCGTGGCTCGACGCCCGCACGCAGCCGATCTGA
- a CDS encoding response regulator transcription factor produces MRIALIDPEARHAALLNRLLFAGGHVCHAFPSSAAFFEWLATDTCDMLIIGNWAGDQPAEEVIPRAQAILPGLPAIAVMQLPRESEVVSCLHAGADDCLVRPVSGPELLARVNALSRRAGVRRPPNRSREMYGEYAFDATHSLVRFGDAVVALTPKEFRFAQLLFANLSRPVSRAHILETVWARRRDMKSRTLDTHASRLRSKLQLLPERGYRLLPLYGYGYQLDRVPIEPPNSRPRHADARYAASEEIAETL; encoded by the coding sequence ATGCGAATCGCCCTGATCGATCCGGAGGCGCGTCACGCAGCGCTCCTGAACCGCCTGCTCTTCGCAGGCGGTCATGTGTGCCACGCGTTTCCGTCCAGCGCTGCGTTCTTCGAGTGGCTCGCCACCGATACCTGCGACATGCTGATCATCGGCAACTGGGCCGGCGATCAGCCGGCCGAGGAAGTCATTCCGCGCGCGCAGGCGATCCTGCCCGGGCTGCCGGCGATCGCCGTGATGCAACTGCCGCGCGAAAGCGAAGTCGTGTCGTGCCTGCACGCGGGTGCCGACGATTGCCTCGTGCGCCCGGTAAGCGGGCCCGAGCTGCTCGCGCGGGTCAATGCGCTGAGCCGTCGCGCCGGCGTCCGGCGGCCGCCGAATCGTTCTCGCGAAATGTATGGAGAATATGCATTCGATGCGACCCACAGCCTCGTGCGCTTCGGCGACGCGGTCGTCGCGCTCACGCCGAAGGAATTCCGCTTCGCGCAGCTGCTGTTCGCGAACCTGTCCCGGCCCGTGTCGCGCGCCCATATCCTCGAAACGGTCTGGGCCCGTCGCCGCGACATGAAGTCGCGCACGCTCGACACCCATGCGTCCCGGCTGCGCAGCAAGCTGCAGTTGCTTCCGGAGCGTGGCTACCGGCTTCTGCCGCTCTACGGCTACGGCTATCAGCTCGACCGCGTGCCGATCGAGCCCCCAAATTCAAGACCCCGCCACGCTGATGCCCGGTATGCCGCGAGTGAGGAAATCGCTGAAACGCTATAA
- a CDS encoding lysozyme inhibitor LprI family protein has product MTGLLVLVSTNAFADPTPADEIAVHSGLPASEVNALLRDCNSNQASMNFCAWRDQIVAERDLQRVVDKQVSERPGRKKALDAQIAQWKRARDASCEKSTRNAWSNGSMRPAAQAICATAATKEMTKRLSASASRKPS; this is encoded by the coding sequence ATGACCGGTTTGCTCGTGTTGGTGTCGACGAATGCATTTGCCGACCCGACGCCAGCGGACGAGATAGCGGTGCACAGCGGTTTGCCGGCCAGCGAGGTCAACGCGCTGCTCAGGGACTGTAACTCGAACCAGGCGAGCATGAATTTTTGCGCGTGGCGCGATCAGATCGTCGCCGAGCGGGATTTGCAGCGGGTCGTCGACAAACAGGTGAGCGAGCGACCGGGGCGCAAGAAGGCGCTCGACGCGCAGATCGCACAGTGGAAGAGGGCGCGCGACGCATCATGCGAAAAATCGACGCGTAACGCGTGGAGCAATGGCTCGATGCGACCTGCGGCACAGGCGATCTGTGCAACGGCGGCGACGAAGGAAATGACGAAAAGGTTATCCGCGAGCGCTTCCCGCAAACCTTCATGA